A single window of Dendropsophus ebraccatus isolate aDenEbr1 chromosome 5, aDenEbr1.pat, whole genome shotgun sequence DNA harbors:
- the LOC138792233 gene encoding ecto-ADP-ribosyltransferase 5-like isoform X1 has translation MMILKLPEAFTVLYLISLFRSGGWALDLSMMADAFDDQYLGCARQMEMEMPRILAQEKKYKQFAVMWYLAEQTWARIKPYSLLPPDFKDEYGIAVVLYTKESPYPIYQQLNRNVSIAGRSRHYYMSRFHFKALHFYLTRAIQVLGQGDRCDRRVQVYRGSWITYKNMSDIVRFGHFASSSLSQYTAQRFGTRTQFTIFSCFGIDIDNFSDFKEEEVLIPITEKFYAIKKAEDSYVLRSTGQHCSYYNCAYLGGEKRKNLICSSASGVFFMSSTLLSVSERIIGFYLWVTYLS, from the exons ATGATGATCCTGAAATTACCAGAAGCCTTTACAGTCCTCTACCTGATATCATTATTCAGG AGTGGCGGTTGGGCGTTGGACCTCAGTATGATGGCGGACGCCTTTGATGACCAGTACCTTGGCTGCGCGCGGCAGATGGAGATGGAGATGCCGCGGATCTTGGCTCAGGAGAAGAAATACAAACAATTTGCTGTAATGTGGTATTTGGCGGAACAGACCTGGGCGCGGATAAAGCCGTACAGCCTCCTCCCACCGGACTTCAAGGACGAGTACGGGATAGCGGTGGTGCTGTACACCAAGGAAAGCCCCTACCCCATCTACCAGCAGCTGAACCGTAACGTTTCCATAGCTGGCCGCTCCCGCCACTACTACATGAGCAGGTTCCACTTCAAGGCGCTGCACTTCTACCTGACCAGAGCCATCCAGGTCCTGGGCCAGGGTGACCGCTGTGATCGGAGGGTGCAGGTCTACCGGGGGTCCTGGATAACCTACAAGAACATGTCCGACATTGTCCGTTTTGGTCACTTCGCATCCTCATCTCTCAGTCAATATACGGCCCAGAGGTTCGGGACCAGAACCCAGTTCACCATATTCAGCTGCTTCGGCATCGACATCGACAACTTCTCCGACTTCAAGGAGGAAGAGGTGTTAATTCCCATAACAGAGAAGTTTTATGCTATAAAAAAGGCTGAAGATTCTTATGTTTTACGGAGCACCGGGCAGCACTGCAGCTACTACAACTGTGCCTACCTGGGAG gagaaaaacGGAAAAATCTCATCTGCAGCTCAG CTTCTGGAGTTTTCTTCATGTCCAGTACCCTGCTGTCTGTCAGTGAACGGATCATTGGCTTTTATTTGTGGGTCACATATTTGTCCTGA
- the LOC138792233 gene encoding ecto-ADP-ribosyltransferase 5-like isoform X2 yields MCVIMESGGWALDLSMMADAFDDQYLGCARQMEMEMPRILAQEKKYKQFAVMWYLAEQTWARIKPYSLLPPDFKDEYGIAVVLYTKESPYPIYQQLNRNVSIAGRSRHYYMSRFHFKALHFYLTRAIQVLGQGDRCDRRVQVYRGSWITYKNMSDIVRFGHFASSSLSQYTAQRFGTRTQFTIFSCFGIDIDNFSDFKEEEVLIPITEKFYAIKKAEDSYVLRSTGQHCSYYNCAYLGGEKRKNLICSSASGVFFMSSTLLSVSERIIGFYLWVTYLS; encoded by the exons atgtgtGTTATTATGGAG AGTGGCGGTTGGGCGTTGGACCTCAGTATGATGGCGGACGCCTTTGATGACCAGTACCTTGGCTGCGCGCGGCAGATGGAGATGGAGATGCCGCGGATCTTGGCTCAGGAGAAGAAATACAAACAATTTGCTGTAATGTGGTATTTGGCGGAACAGACCTGGGCGCGGATAAAGCCGTACAGCCTCCTCCCACCGGACTTCAAGGACGAGTACGGGATAGCGGTGGTGCTGTACACCAAGGAAAGCCCCTACCCCATCTACCAGCAGCTGAACCGTAACGTTTCCATAGCTGGCCGCTCCCGCCACTACTACATGAGCAGGTTCCACTTCAAGGCGCTGCACTTCTACCTGACCAGAGCCATCCAGGTCCTGGGCCAGGGTGACCGCTGTGATCGGAGGGTGCAGGTCTACCGGGGGTCCTGGATAACCTACAAGAACATGTCCGACATTGTCCGTTTTGGTCACTTCGCATCCTCATCTCTCAGTCAATATACGGCCCAGAGGTTCGGGACCAGAACCCAGTTCACCATATTCAGCTGCTTCGGCATCGACATCGACAACTTCTCCGACTTCAAGGAGGAAGAGGTGTTAATTCCCATAACAGAGAAGTTTTATGCTATAAAAAAGGCTGAAGATTCTTATGTTTTACGGAGCACCGGGCAGCACTGCAGCTACTACAACTGTGCCTACCTGGGAG gagaaaaacGGAAAAATCTCATCTGCAGCTCAG CTTCTGGAGTTTTCTTCATGTCCAGTACCCTGCTGTCTGTCAGTGAACGGATCATTGGCTTTTATTTGTGGGTCACATATTTGTCCTGA